In Ovis canadensis isolate MfBH-ARS-UI-01 breed Bighorn chromosome 3, ARS-UI_OviCan_v2, whole genome shotgun sequence, one DNA window encodes the following:
- the APOLD1 gene encoding apolipoprotein L domain-containing protein 1 — protein sequence MDMERLAARELQGADALRRFQGLLLDRRGRLHGQLLRLREVARRLERLRRRSLAANVAGSSLSAAGAVAAIVGLSLSPVTLGVSLLASAVGLGVATAGGAVTITSDLSLIFCNSRELRRVQEIAATCQDQMREMLSCLDFFCRGQGGGDRQLLQCGRNASIALYNSVYFIVFFGSRGFLVPRRAEGATRVSQAVLKAKIQKLAESLESCTRALDELSEQLEFRVQLYTKSSRSHDLKISADRPTGQFF from the exons ATG GACATGGAGAGGCTGGCGGCCCGGGAGCTGCAGGGCGCGGATGCTCTGCGACGCTTCCAGGGGCTGCTGCTGGACCGCCGCGGCCGGCTGCACGGCCAGCTACTGCGTCTGCGCGAGGTGGCCCGGCGCCTAGAGCGCCTACGCCGGCGCTCCCTGGCGGCCAACGTGGCCGGCAGCTCGCTGAGCGCGGCGGGCGCTGTGGCCGCCATCGTGGGACTCTCGCTCAGCCCCGTCACCCTGGGGGTCTCGCTGCTGGCGTCGgccgtggggctgggggtggccaCCGCCGGCGGGGCCGTCACCATCACGTCCGACCTCTCCCTGATCTTCTGCAACTCTCGGGAGCTGCGGCGCGTGCAGGAGATCGCGGCCACTTGCCAGGACCAGATGCGCGAGATGCTGAGCTGCCTCGACTTCTTCTGCCGTGGGCAGGGCGGCGGAGACCGCCAGCTGCTGCAGTGCGGGAGGAACGCCTCCATCGCGCTGTACAACTCGGTATATTTCATCGTCTTCTTTGGCTCCCGCGGCTTCCTCGTCCCCCGGCGGGCCGAGGGGGCCACCAGGGTTAGCCAGGCGGTGCTAAAGGCCAAGATTCAGAAACTGGCCGAGAGCCTGGAGTCCTGCACCCGGGCTCTGGACGAGCTGAGCGAGCAGCTGGAGTTCAGAGTCCAGCTCTACACGAAGAGCAGCCGCAGCCACGACCTCAAGATCTCGGCTGACCGGCCCACGGGacagtttttctga